GTGGATCTCGCTCGGGCCAGCCCGGGTCATCGATCGCACGGGCTTGTGCGGGCAGGGTGCGTTGTCCCTGAATCACCAGCCCAGTGCGCAGGCTGCCTAAGGCCTCCTCGCTGGGGAGGCCTTCCACCTGGCTCCAGTAAAGGCGCCAATGCCCCCAGGCGGGGTCGGTCAGCCTCTGTTGCAGTCGCCCGTTGCTGGTCAGCAGGAGCAGGCCTTCGCTGTCCGCATCCAGCCGGCCCGCGGCGTAAACCCCGGGAACATCGATGTGATCGGACAGGCAGCCCCAGCGGCTCCCCTCTTCAGGGGTGAACTGACTGAGGACGCCGTAGGGCTTGTGAAAGAGAAGGGTCGTCAGAAGCCGGCGCGCTGCTCAGCTCAGGAAGCCTGGCGAGCCTTCCAGAGATTCACAACCCCAATCGAGATCATCAGCAGTCCGATGTCCATCGAAACGGGGGGGAGAACCATGCCGGCTGCCACAACAATCGTGAACGGCGACCCTAGCGACACCTAAGCTGTGGAGAGCACTTGGGTTGGCCACTAGCAGCAGCGCATGATTGAGACCTCCGGCGTCATCGAGAAGGAACAGGGCAACGGGTTCTACCTGGTCACCCTCGAGCAGCCCGCTGGCCACCAATGCCTCTGCCGCGCCGCCGGCAAGCTGACCAAGTTCCGCATCAAATTGCTCGCAGGCGACAAGGTGCTGGTGGAGATCAGCCCCTATGACCTCAGCCGTGGCCGCATCACCTACCGCGAGCGCAATGCCAATGCCGGCCCCCGTCCGGGCGGCAACCGTCCCGGTGGTCCCCGCCGCCGCTGATCAGCCCTCAACCCCTGGCCCAGCGGCCAGGGGTTTTTTGTGCGCTCTGCCCCCTAGAGCAGGCCTTCGATCGCGGCTTTGAACTCGCTGCGCTGCTTCACCCCGCGGAACTGTTGCTTGAGCTCCTTGTTCAGGAAGATCTGAACGGTGGGAGTGCCGCTGACCCCGGCCTGCTGGGCGATCTCCTGTTCCGCCTCGATGTCGATCTCGATGCCCTGGGCTTGCCCCCCCAGTTCATCCAGTACGCGCTTGAGCTGCGGCTTGAGCACGTGGCAGGGGCCGCAGGTGGGTGAGGTGTAGACGACCACCAGGGGCTTGGTGCTGTCGTGATACAGCTTCCTCAGGGCAAAACTTCCCTTCTGCCAGAGGGCATCTGGGCTGAAGTTCGCCTCATCGCTCACGGCGGTGCGCTTGGTTTCGCCCACCTCCGCCGGATCGACGGGCTCATGGCTGACGGTGACCGCGAGATCCTTCTCGGTGAGCCAACGTTCCGCGGCGAGCGCGGCTTGGCAACCGCTTCCGGCGGCCGTGATGCCCTGGCGCCACTCCGCGTCGGCCACGTCACCAGAGGCGTAGACGCCCTCGACACTCGTCTCGGGACGTCCGGGTTCGGTGATCAGGTAGCCCTTGGCATCGGTGCTCAGCTGGTCGCGCACCAGCCGAGTGTTGGGGGTGTGGCCGATGGCATAGAACATCCCCCGCACGGCTAGCTCTTCGCTGGGGCCGCCGCTGGTGTCCTTGAGCTGGATCGCCTCCAGCCAGTCCCCGCCACTGCAATCCGCCACCTGACGGTTCCAGTGGACCTGGATCTTGGCGTTGGCGAGCACCCGATCCGCCATGGCCTTGCTGGCCCGAAGCTTGTCGCTGCGCACGATCAGGTGGACGCGGCTGGCGTATTTGGTCAGATAGACCGCCTCCTCGCAGGCGGAGTCCCCGCCGCCGACGACCGCCAGCTCCACATCCCGGAACTGCGGAGTGGCGCCATCACAGATCGCGCAGGCGCTGATCCCGGCGTTCCAGAAGCGCTGCTCGCTGGGGAGGCCCAGGCGATTGGCGCTGGCCCCCGTGGCCAGGATCACGGCGTGGGCCTGGATGGTCTGCCCGTCGGCCTGAATCCGGAACGGCCGCTGGGAGAGGTCGATGGCGTCGGCATCGGCTTCCACCAACCGGGTGCCCCAGCGCACCGCCTGGGCC
This DNA window, taken from Synechococcus sp. LTW-R, encodes the following:
- a CDS encoding pseudouridine synthase, whose amino-acid sequence is MTTLLFHKPYGVLSQFTPEEGSRWGCLSDHIDVPGVYAAGRLDADSEGLLLLTSNGRLQQRLTDPAWGHWRLYWSQVEGLPSEEALGSLRTGLVIQGQRTLPAQARAIDDPGWPERDPPIRVRQSIPTSWLELELREGRNRQVRRMTAAVGLPTLRLLRVAIDLMDGGPPLNLDGLAPGEWRPVDDEEQHRLQSLLQSGRGGRAGGGKSGRAGGWGKGGVAKTKFRR
- the infA gene encoding translation initiation factor IF-1, which translates into the protein MIETSGVIEKEQGNGFYLVTLEQPAGHQCLCRAAGKLTKFRIKLLAGDKVLVEISPYDLSRGRITYRERNANAGPRPGGNRPGGPRRR
- the trxB gene encoding thioredoxin-disulfide reductase → MAAGAPGSVENLVIVGSGPAGYTAAIYAARANLSPVVITGFQDGGIPGGQLMTTTHVENFPGFPDGILGPELMDRIKAQAVRWGTRLVEADADAIDLSQRPFRIQADGQTIQAHAVILATGASANRLGLPSEQRFWNAGISACAICDGATPQFRDVELAVVGGGDSACEEAVYLTKYASRVHLIVRSDKLRASKAMADRVLANAKIQVHWNRQVADCSGGDWLEAIQLKDTSGGPSEELAVRGMFYAIGHTPNTRLVRDQLSTDAKGYLITEPGRPETSVEGVYASGDVADAEWRQGITAAGSGCQAALAAERWLTEKDLAVTVSHEPVDPAEVGETKRTAVSDEANFSPDALWQKGSFALRKLYHDSTKPLVVVYTSPTCGPCHVLKPQLKRVLDELGGQAQGIEIDIEAEQEIAQQAGVSGTPTVQIFLNKELKQQFRGVKQRSEFKAAIEGLL